In Parasegetibacter sp. NRK P23, a single genomic region encodes these proteins:
- a CDS encoding thiamine phosphate synthase, translated as MKRMIKNGIYLVVDPAMPLMKLLPLLEQVLEAGVSTVQVWDHFPAGCDPVAYTRAIMDIGKKFNVPVLINQNIALFFETGADGIHFDQVPNQYDKLREQAGPDSIIGITCGNDMERVQWAAENNIDYISFCSMFPSASAGVCEIVNPANILKAREIFSGKIFLSGGITPANMANLAPLKTDGIAVISGILSAADPAGAARNYLNTFEQQATVL; from the coding sequence ATGAAACGAATGATTAAGAACGGAATTTACCTCGTGGTGGACCCGGCCATGCCGCTGATGAAATTATTGCCATTGCTGGAACAGGTATTGGAAGCGGGCGTGTCCACCGTACAGGTTTGGGATCATTTCCCGGCAGGATGCGATCCAGTTGCGTATACAAGGGCTATCATGGATATTGGGAAAAAGTTCAATGTGCCCGTGCTCATCAATCAAAACATTGCTCTTTTCTTTGAAACAGGTGCGGATGGTATTCATTTCGACCAGGTTCCAAACCAGTATGATAAACTGAGAGAGCAAGCCGGGCCGGACTCCATCATTGGCATCACTTGCGGAAACGATATGGAACGCGTACAATGGGCCGCCGAGAATAACATAGATTACATTTCCTTTTGTTCCATGTTCCCCTCCGCCTCTGCGGGGGTATGTGAAATCGTCAATCCGGCAAACATTTTAAAAGCCAGGGAAATATTCAGCGGCAAGATCTTTCTTTCAGGCGGCATCACGCCGGCAAACATGGCCAATCTCGCACCGCTGAAAACGGATGGTATTGCCGTGATATCCGGTATTCTCAGCGCCGCCGATCCCGCAGGAGCCGCACGTAATTACCTGAACACGTTTGAGCAACAGGCCACCGTACTATAA
- a CDS encoding Trm112 family protein, with the protein MDKSDLELKIMSRDTNGDIVEGLLTCPSCQRYYPIVYGVPIMQPDEYREQQLEKPILDRWGVQAALPATTNQ; encoded by the coding sequence ATGGACAAAAGTGATCTTGAACTGAAAATAATGTCGCGCGATACCAATGGCGATATCGTAGAAGGCTTGCTTACCTGCCCTTCCTGCCAACGTTATTACCCTATTGTATATGGTGTGCCCATTATGCAGCCTGATGAGTACCGGGAGCAGCAGCTGGAAAAACCAATATTGGACCGTTGGGGTGTACAAGCTGCGCTGCCCGCAACTACCAACCAATAG
- a CDS encoding DUF6265 family protein — protein MAQQPSVSVKQFSWLAGKWKNTERNSFEYWKFNEDSSLLTGYSFSIKEGDTTITEKLQFVCEGPTCYYVADVPDNGKPIRFAMMQHTPNGFRSENQQHDYPKYIEYKLEGPGKLRAEVGDATRKQVFNFERQDKL, from the coding sequence TTGGCACAACAACCCTCCGTTTCCGTTAAGCAATTTTCCTGGCTCGCGGGCAAATGGAAAAATACGGAACGGAACAGCTTTGAATACTGGAAGTTTAATGAAGACAGTAGCCTGCTGACCGGTTATTCATTCAGCATAAAAGAGGGCGATACCACCATTACCGAAAAACTCCAGTTTGTATGCGAAGGACCCACCTGTTATTACGTGGCCGATGTTCCCGACAATGGCAAGCCCATACGTTTCGCGATGATGCAGCATACACCGAACGGTTTTCGTTCCGAGAACCAGCAGCACGATTACCCGAAATACATTGAATACAAACTGGAAGGGCCGGGAAAATTAAGGGCGGAAGTGGGCGACGCCACCCGAAAACAGGTCTTTAACTTTGAACGGCAGGATAAGCTATAA
- a CDS encoding helix-turn-helix transcriptional regulator — translation MNVEQILAEESQLIGKRIIQLRLRLGIAQNDLARGCRFSLNTIAGIEKGSIRFNQHHRYHICSFFGVNYDLFDPSKTFSVPDFSLLKESSEAYIKAKNPDELKDYREKLAANKVLSILRERVLPSGFLNEPREVKTIRMLLKEDYAIQPSSSTISNALKKLIEENKIKMVASSKKRVFLYVIAYPAVQS, via the coding sequence GTGAATGTTGAGCAAATTTTAGCGGAAGAATCACAGCTGATCGGGAAGCGTATCATTCAGTTACGACTGCGGCTTGGCATTGCACAAAACGACCTTGCGAGGGGTTGCAGGTTCTCGCTGAATACGATTGCAGGTATCGAGAAAGGCAGCATTCGTTTCAACCAACACCATCGTTATCATATCTGTAGTTTTTTCGGCGTGAATTATGACCTGTTCGATCCTTCCAAAACTTTTTCAGTGCCCGATTTTTCTTTGCTGAAAGAAAGTTCCGAAGCGTATATCAAAGCGAAAAATCCGGACGAGCTAAAAGATTACCGGGAAAAACTCGCCGCCAATAAAGTATTGTCGATTTTACGGGAGCGGGTACTGCCTTCCGGCTTTTTGAATGAACCCCGGGAAGTAAAAACGATCAGGATGCTTTTAAAAGAGGATTATGCCATTCAGCCTTCGAGTTCCACTATCAGCAATGCATTGAAAAAACTGATCGAAGAAAACAAAATAAAGATGGTGGCCTCTTCAAAAAAACGTGTATTCTTATACGTTATAGCTTATCCTGCCGTTCAAAGTTAA